Proteins from one Desmodus rotundus isolate HL8 chromosome 9, HLdesRot8A.1, whole genome shotgun sequence genomic window:
- the LOC112298748 gene encoding keratin, type I cuticular Ha3-I: MPYNCCLSNMSCCSSCPTRPCVAPSCHNIPLPGACNIPANVGNCGWFCEGSFNGSEKETMQFLNDRLASYLEKVRQLERENAELESRIQERCQQQEPLMCPSYQSYFRTIEELQQKILCAKSENARLVVQIDNAKLASDDFRTKYEMERSSRQLVESDINSLRRILDELTLCRADLEAQVESLKEELLCLKKNHEEEVNTLRCQIGDRLNVEVDAAPTVDLNRVLNETRCQYEALVETNRRDVEEWFTNQTQELNKQVVSSSEQLQTCQAEIIELRRTVNALEIELQAQHNLRDSLENTLTETEARYSSQLSQVQCMITNVESQLAEIRSDLERQNQEYQVLLDVRARLECEINTYRSLLESEDCNLPCNPCATTNACGNSCGP; this comes from the exons ATGCCTTACAACTGCTGCCTGTCCAATATGAGCTGCTGCTCTAGCTGCCCCACTCGGCCCTGTGTGGCCCCCAGCTGTCACAACATCCCCCTGCCCGGGGCCTGCAACATCCCCGCCAATGTGGGCAACTGCGGCTGGTTCTGCGAGGGCTCCTTCAATGGCAGTGAGAAGGAGACCATGCAGTTCCTGAATGACCGCCTGGCCAGCTACCTGGAGAAGGTGCGGCAGCTGGAGCGGGAGAACGCAGAGCTGGAGAGCCGCATCCAGGAGCGCTGCCAGCAGCAGGAGCCGCTGATGTGCCCCAGCTACCAGTCCTACTTCCGGACCATCGAGGAGCTGCAGCAGAAG ATTCTGTGTGCCAAGTCTGAGAACGCCAGGCTGGTGGTGCAGATCGACAATGCCAAGCTGGCTTCTGATGACTTCAGAACCAA GTATGAGATGGAGCGCTCCTCCCGGCAGCTGGTGGAGTCAGACATCAACAGCCTGCGCAGGATCCTGGATGAGCTGACCCTGTGCAGGGCCGACCTGGAGGCCCAGGTGGAGTCCCTGAAGGAGGAGCTGCTCTGCCTCAAGAAGAACCACGAGGAG GAAGTCAACACCCTGCGTTGCCAGATTGGAGACCGCCTCAACGTGGAGGTGGACGCTGCCCCCACTGTGGACCTGAACCGCGTGCTCAATGAGACCAGGTGTCAGTATGAGGCCCTGGTGGAGACCAACCGCAGGGACGTGGAGGAATGGTTCACCAACCAG ACCCAGGAGCTGAACAAGCAGGTGGTGTCCAGCTCAGAGCAGCTGCAGACCTGCCAGGCAGAGATCATCGAGCTGAGACGCACAGTCAATGCCCTGGAGATCGAGCTGCAGGCCCAGCACAACCTG AGGGACTCCCTGGAGAACACACTGACAGAGACTGAGGCCCGCTACAGCTCCCAGCTGTCCCAGGTGCAGTGCATGATCACCAATGTGGAGTCCCAGCTGGCGGAGATCAGGAGTGACCTGGAGCGGCAGAACCAGGAGTACCAGGTGCTGCTGGATGTCCGGGCCCGGCTGGAGTGCGAGATCAACACGTACCGGAGCCTGCTGGAGAGCGAGGACTGCAA CCTCCCCTGCAACCCATGTGCTACCACCAACGCTTGTGGAAACTCCTGCGGGCCCTGA
- the LOC112298749 gene encoding keratin, type I cuticular Ha1, protein MPYNYCLSNLSCRSSCPSRPCVAPSCHNIPLPGACNIPANVGNCGWFCEGSFNGSEKETMQFLNERLASYLEKVRQLERENAELENRIQERCQQQEPLMCPSYQSYFRTIEELQQKILCTKSENARLVVQIDNAKLAADDFRTKYETELGLRQLVESDINSLRRILDELTLCKADLEAQVESLKEELLCLKRNHEEEVNTLRCQIGDRLNVEVDAAPTVDLNRVLNETRCQYEALVETNRRDVEEWFTNQTQELNKQVVSSSEQLQTCQAEIIELRRTVNALEIELQAQHNLRDSLENTLTETEARYSSQLSQVQCMITNVESQLAEIRSDLERQNQEYQVLLDVKARLECEINTYRGLLESEDCKLPCNPCATTNACNKPIGPCVSNPCAPPIPCTPCIPRPRCGPCGSFVR, encoded by the exons ATGCCTTACAACTACTGTTTGTCCAACCTGAGCTGCCGCTCCAGCTGCCCCTCCCGGCCCTGCGTGGCCCCCAGCTGCCACAACATCCCCCTGCCCGGGGCCTGCAACATCCCCGCCAATGTGGGCAACTGCGGCTGGTTCTGCGAGGGCTCCTTCAATGGCAGCGAGAAGGAGACCATGCAGTTCCTGAACGAACGCCTGGCCAGCTACCTGGAGAAGGTGCGGCAGTTGGAGCGGGAGAACGCGGAGCTGGAGAACCGCATCCAGGAGCGCTGCCAGCAGCAGGAGCCGCTGATGTGCCCCAGCTACCAGTCCTATTTCCGGACCATCGAGGAGCTGCAGCAGAAG ATCCTGTGCACCAAGTCTGAGAATGCCAGGCTGGTGGTACAGATTGACAATGCCAAGCTGGCCGCGGATGACTTCAGGACCAA GTATGAGACGGAGCTGGGCTTGAGGCAGCTGGTGGAGTCGGACATCAACAGCCTGCGCAGGATCCTGGACGAGCTGACCCTGTGCAAGGCTGACCTGGAGGCCCAGGTGGAGTCCCTGAAGGAGGAGCTGCTCTGCCTCAAGAGGAACCATGAGGAG GAAGTCAACACCCTGCGTTGCCAGATTGGAGACCGCCTCAACGTGGAGGTGGACGCTGCCCCCACTGTGGACCTGAACCGCGTGCTCAATGAGACCAGGTGTCAGTACGAGGCCCTGGTGGAGACCAACCGCAGGGACGTGGAGGAATGGTTCACCAACCAG ACCCAGGAGCTGAACAAGCAGGTGGTGTCCAGCTCAGAGCAGCTGCAGACCTGCCAGGCAGAGATCATCGAGCTGAGACGCACAGTCAATGCCCTGGAGATCGAGCTGCAGGCCCAGCACAACCTG AGGGACTCCCTGGAGAACACACTGACAGAGACTGAGGCCCGCTACAGCTCCCAGCTGTCCCAGGTGCAGTGCATGATCACCAATGTGGAGTCCCAGCTGGCGGAGATCAGGAGTGACCTGGAGCGGCAGAACCAGGAGTACCAGGTGCTGCTGGATGTCAAGGCCCGGCTGGAGTGTGAGATCAACACGTACCGGGGCCTGCTGGAGAGTGAGGACTGCAA gCTTCCCTGCAACCCCTGTGCCACAACCAATGCATGCAACAAGCCCATTGGGCCCTGTGTCTCCAATCCCTGCGCTCCCCCCATCCCCTGCACGCCTTGTATCCCCCGGCCCCGCTGTGGACCCTGCGGCTCCTTTGTGCGCTAG
- the LOC112298850 gene encoding keratin, type I cuticular Ha7-like, translating into MTSDCCSSSLGGQVSEAEAASLGLSATLAHANRIRVGTTPLGRPNLCLPHSCHTACPLPGTCHIPGNIGICGTYGEGTLNGHEKETMQFLNDRLANYLQKVRQLEQENAELETKIREWSKCHETTMCPNYQCYFRTIEELQQKILCIKSENNRMVVQIDSAKLAADDFRTKYQMEHSLHQLVEADVCGMRRALDDLTLAKCDLEAQVESLKEELLCLKKNHEQEVNTLKCQLGDKLSIELDTEPSVDLSRVLEETRCRYEAMVETNRRDVEQWFQAQSEGIGLQAMSCSEELQCCQSEILELRCTVNALQVELQAQHNLKDCLQNSLCESQARYGTELAQMQSLISTVEEQLAEIRADLERQNQEYQVLLDIRARLEGEITTYRGLLESEDCKLPCNPCTTPATSTPCPAPAACSTCSPCLSRPPQASCGPCSLPGC; encoded by the exons ATGACTTCCGACTGCTGCAGTTCTTCCCTTGGAGGGCAGGTTTCAGAGGCCGAggctgcctccctgggcctctcGGCCACCCTGGCACATGCCAACCGCATCCGGGTGGGGACGACCCCTCTGGGCCGACCCAACCTCTGTCTGCCCCATAGCTGCCACACTGCTTGCCCCTTGCCAGGGACCTGCCACATTCCTGGCAACATCGGAATCTGTGGCACCTACGGTGAAGGCACCCTGAACGGCCACGAGAAGGAGACCATGCAGTTCCTGAACGACCGCCTGGCCAACTACCTGCAGAAGGTGCGCCAGCTGGAGCAGGAGAACGCGGAGCTGGAGACCAAGATCCGGGAGTGGAGCAAATGCCACGAGACCACCATGTGCCCCAACTACCAGTGCTACTTCCGGACCATCGAGGAGCTCCAGCAGAAG ATCCTGTGCATCAAATCTGAGAACAACAGGATGGTTGTTCAAATCGACAGCGCCAAGCTGGCTGCAGATGACTTCAGGACCAA GTACCAGATGGAGCACTCACTCCACCAGTTGGTGGAGGCCGACGTCTGTGGCATGCGCAGGGCGCTGGATGACCTCACACTCGCCAAGTGCGACCTGGAGGCCCAGGTGGAGTCCCTGAAGGAGGAGCTGCTTTGCCTCAAGAAGAACCATGAGCAG GAAGTGAACACTCTGAAGTGCCAGCTGGGAGATAAGCTCAGCATTGAGCTGGACACCGAGCCCTCCGTGGACCTGAGCAGGGTGCTGGAGGAGACGCGGTGCCGGTACGAGGCCATGGTGGAGACCAACCGCCGCGATGTGGAGCAGTGGTTCCAGGCGCAG TCGGAGGGCATCGGCCTGCAGGCCATGTCCTGCTCTGAGGAGCTGCAGTGCTGCCAGTCAGAGATCCTGGAGCTGAGATGCACGGTGAACGCCCTGCAGGTGGAGCTTCAGGCGCAGCACAATCTG AAGGACTGTCTGCAGAACTCCCTGTGTGAGTCTCAGGCCCGCTACGGCACCGAGCTGGCCCAGATGCAGAGCCTGATCAGTACTGTGGAGGAGCAGCTGGCGGAGATCCGGGCTGACCTGGAGCGGCAGAACCAGGAGTACCAGGTGCTGCTGGACATCCGGGCCCGGCTGGAGGGGGAGATCACCACGTACCGGGGCCTGCTGGAGAGCGAGGACTGCAA GCTTCCTTGCAACCCATGCACGACCCCAGCCACCAGCACCCCCTGTCCAGCTCCTGCAGCCTGCAGCACttgctctccctgcctttccaggCCTCCTCAGGCCTCCTGTGGACCCTGCTCATTGCCTGGATGCTGA
- the LOC112298851 gene encoding keratin, type I cuticular Ha7-like, with protein MADLMAVDMRTSSGKLADCTCALSGELNEAEASSLGLSATLAHANRIRVGMTPLGRPNLCLPYSCHTACPLPGTCHIPGNIGICGTYGEGTLNGHEKETMQFLNDRLANYLQKVRQLEQENAELETKIREWSKCHETTMCPNYQCYFRTIEELQQKILCSKAENARLITQIDNAKLAADDFRIKHESEHSLRLLVEADMCGMHKLLDDLSLAKADLEAQQESLKQEQLCLRSNHEQEVNTLKCQLGDKLSIELDTEPSVDLSRVLEETRCQYEAMVETNRQDVEQWFQAQSEGIGLQAMSCSEELQCCQSEILELRCTVNALQVELQAQHNLKDCLQNSLCESEARYGTELAQMQSLISTVEEQLAEIRADLERQNQEYQVLLDIRARLEGEINTYRGLLESEDCKLPCNPCSTPASCTLRPSCAPPACGSSSAWRACAGS; from the exons AGGCTGAGgcttcctccctgggcctctcGGCCACCCTGGCACATGCCAACCGCATCCGGGTGGGGATGACCCCTCTGGGCCGACCCAACCTCTGTCTGCCCTATAGCTGCCACACTGCTTGCCCCTTGCCAGGGACCTGCCACATTCCTGGCAACATCGGAATCTGTGGCACCTACGGTGAAGGCACCCTGAACGGCCACGAGAAGGAGACCATGCAGTTCCTGAACGACCGCCTGGCCAACTACCTGCAGAAGGTGCGCCAGCTGGAGCAGGAGAACGCGGAGCTGGAGACCAAGATCCGGGAGTGGAGCAAATGCCACGAGACCACCATGTGCCCCAACTACCAGTGCTACTTCCGGACCATCGAGGAGCTCCAGCAGAAG ATCCTGTGCAGCAAGGCTGAGAATGCCAGGCTGATTACCCAAATTGACAACGCCAAGCTGGCTGCCGATGACTTTAGAATCAA GCACGAGAGCGAGCACTCCCTGCGCCTCCTGGTGGAGGCGGACATGTGCGGGATGCACAAGCTCCTGGATGACCTGAGCCTGGCCAAGGCCGACCTGGAGGCCCAGCAGGAGTCCCTGAAGCAGGAGCAGCTCTGCCTCAGGAGCAACCACGAGCAG GAAGTGAACACTCTGAAGTGCCAGCTGGGAGATAAGCTCAGCATTGAGCTGGACACCGAGCCCTCCGTGGACCTGAGCAGGGTGCTGGAGGAGACACGGTGCCAGTACGAGGCCATGGTGGAGACCAACCGCCAAGATGTGGAGCAGTGGTTCCAAGCCCAG TCGGAGGGCATCGGCCTGCAGGCCATGTCCTGCTCTGAGGAGCTGCAGTGCTGCCAGTCAGAGATCCTGGAGCTGAGATGCACGGTGAACGCCCTGCAGGTGGAGCTTCAGGCGCAGCACAACCTG AAGGACTGTCTGCAGAACTCCCTGTGTGAGTCTGAGGCCCGCTACGGCACCGAGCTGGCCCAGATGCAGAGCCTGATCAGCACCGTGGAGGAGCAGCTGGCGGAGATCCGGGCTGACCTGGAGCGGCAGAACCAGGAGTACCAGGTGCTGCTGGACATCCGGGCCCGGCTGGAGGGCGAAATCAACACCTACCGGGGCCTGCTGGAGAGCGAGGACTGCAA ACTCCCCTGCAATCCCTGCTCTACACCGGCCTCCTGCACCCTTCGCCCCAGCTGTGCCCCGCCGGCCTGTGGGTCTTCCTCAGCCTGGAGAGCCTGCGCTGGGAGCTGA